Sequence from the Amaranthus tricolor cultivar Red isolate AtriRed21 chromosome 1, ASM2621246v1, whole genome shotgun sequence genome:
ttgACGaagaaaaataggaaaaattttaagatttttactttttattttaaaataagtgtCAAAATCTTAATATGTGTAATAGAGAATAGTAATGGAGAGAATTCAAATACCTAAATTTTGCTATATATTTACCAGTACtactataattttgaaaatttgaaatctttaagtcaaaaaatcaaaaaaatgaaccaaataatccaactttcaaacttattccaaaagtaagcgtgaaatttccaaacctgaggtttggagctgctcgcagttagtaactgcgaacaggtcaaaaaagacaaaatagctgttcgcagttagtaactgcgaacagctatttgacctattttgacctgttcgcagttagtaactgcgaacagcatgctccacaaaaacaggtcaaatagctgttcgcagttactaactgcgaacaactattttatcatttttgacATAtgcgtagttactaactgcaaacagcctCAAATCTCAGGTTTAAAAATTTTACGCTTActtttaaaataagtttaaaagtcagtattatttatttcattgattttttaactaaaaagatttaaaattttctataattttagaCAAAGGTCTGGTCGGTACAAATTTTTGGGGGGTGTAATAAATTCTGACATTGGAGCATGATAGATCCAATAACGGCCCACATGGTATTAAGTAATAACCATTTATTActaagaataatgaaaattttgacGTATTCTCAAGGTTACCACAAGAGACAGTCAACCATCACCTTCTCATTCAATATACTCACTTGGTTGCATTTGATTTGCAACTCTATAATTAGAGCACTCTCATTGCtgttaacattttttttctccTAAATCTCTCTCTCTACTTTTTCTCTCAtccaaattaatttttcatttgaaaatttctaacataaaatatatatcatcaatgaaaaaacataaaattttataaccaatagtatatttatatatattttttaatatatgtataaataaaaaaaaaaacctttttaaaaaataataaaagttgtTTGGACATGTGTCAAGTTCTTATATGTTGGGTAAACAAAgatgttttttaaaaatgtcCCACCTAAGTATTTTTTAGaaacatttgagaaattttttatagattttcaccattttataataataataataataataataataataataataataataaaatgttgtaTGTGTATAAGACATCTAATAAACGTGGTAAAAAGCAAgtgattaaaattaaaagaaaataaatttataattaaaatttcaaaaaatattatgaGACCATTGCCAAAATATTAGATATTACAAAGTTAATAGGACaatctaaaatatatatttattttaaattgcaaatttttcCTCTATCTTGACTTTTATATTGCAAATTCtactaatcttttattttatgtcTCCTAAAAATGatacatttttcttttaattcttttaattatGTCGATAGATAAAACACAAGATGGGGTGGCAAAAATTTATGTCtccaaaaaatgttttaaataattttatttaatatattttaaaatcctttAGCTCTTATTTTCACCActagaaaaataaactttatccAATCATTCAGTTTGCCAACAAAACAGgtcaaaacaaaaaagttggAGGAAAACTACCTATTTTAGTTGTCTAAAGatgtatttaaaaattaattttctaaccTATACATGCATATAGGTATAGCAtataaatttagaaaataaatttggtaattattttgaatttaatagagtatatgttttaaaatagacaaatataataatattttaaaaaatattctaaattaaaattaaaaattatttattttattatataaatctatataCCTGGTACAtaaatgagaattttttttttttaacttatacaATTTCTCCATTCTGAAATATTCGCTGCATAACGgttttttacactatttatcATTCAAACAGAACGATTGTTTACACTATTTatcattcaaacttatttcATATATAGCGACTAATgtgaaaaaattataatcaagtgaaatcttgtttgaatcatctaatcacttattttcataatattaacttttataatttttaaatgtgtataatttaataaataaatgattaaaatagcACATTAGATTACGTAAAAAGTTACATATAACAAGTACAGTGGGACAATAGAAGTAATAGAAGTATATGTTATTGGTGAATTCTATGATCCATCAAATTTTAAAACCAATTTCTATAAGTGCATGAATTTCTGTTAACCCCAAAGTGTGATGACAATTGGCAAATAAATTGCACTTTTTGTCAATTTTCATGATATACTTCTAGTTATAGagaataaatgaaacaaaacagtatttcctatagattataataataaatgcaACCAGtaagttaaataaataaaaagataaaataaaataaaacgtTACCTGACCAAGAATTGCCTGTGGAATCCTTTCTCTAAGAGCATCTTCAAGCTCCTTTCCAAGAGGTGCAGCACCAGACATAACAATCCTAACAGAGCTCAAAtcatatttttcaatatttggATGTTTAGCTAATGCGAGTACTAATGGAGGAACCACCATTGCTACTGATACTTTATATTTCTGAATCAATTCCAATAAtgaattgatttcaaatttaGGCATTAATAAAATCCCACTTCCTGCTCTTaatgcaatcataagaacagAGTTTAATGAAAATATATGAAACAATGGAAGCACACAAAGCATAACATCATCTGTTGTTAAATACATATTTGGATTTTCTCCATCTACTTGTTGACCTACACTTGTTGATAAGCTTTTATGTGTTAAAATCACTCCTTTTGGTAACCCTGTTGTGCCTGATGAGAATGGTAGCACAACCGGGTCATTCGGGTCAATTTCGGGTTGGTTTAATTCAGCTTCATTTGATTCAGAAAGGACTGAGAAATTGATGCAATTCTCAGGTGGGTTATCAACAGTGATGACATTGAAATCTTCCCCTAATTTGTATTCATCATGATTTCTAAGTTTATCAACAAATTGGGATTGGGTAATGATCAATTTAGCAGAAGATGTTTTGAGTTGTTTGAAGATCTCAGAAGGAGTGTAATAAGGATTAGCAGGAGTTGAAATAGCTCCAATCATGGAAGCTCCAAAAAAGGTAAAAACAAATTCAGGACAGTTTTGGAGGAGAATCATGATACAATCTCCCTTTTGGATTCCTAATTTGGATAACCCAACAGCAGTTTTTTGGCAAAGAAGGTGGGTTTCTGCATAAGAGTAGATTTTGCCTGTGGGGCCTGAGATTAAGCATGGTTTCTCAGAGAATTGTGCAAGTTTTTCAAACAAATAGGAATGAAGAGGAAGATGATCTGTGATGGGTATATCAGGAAGTCTTGATTTGAAGATGTGGTCTGGTTTAGATTTGGTTGGAGATGATTTTAGAGATGGGATTTCTGAGTCAAGGGGCTGAGCTTCAACAGCTGCCATGCTCATTTTTTGATTAGGAAAATGAATACAAAgatggtttttatttttttattttttttttgtgttaatttaGAAAGGGAGGAGGATGAGGATGGTAGAGGTAGCTGAATGAAGGAGGGAAGAGAGTGTGATTGGACTAATAAATACAAGGAGAAATTGTGAAAGAGAAAGTGTTAGGTGGACAATTGAAATTTTGAGGTTACAAAATGGTAGTGCTTTGTTGTTGGTGTTTTATTACAAAATGATTTACTTTTGTTCTACTATATTTGCCATATTCGACTTTTTATGCAATCtaatgaaaaattgttaaaattaatattctatTTAAAATCGTTCAGACTTATAGAATCAAATcggtagaatcgaatcgtagaatcgtaagattctaagATATACTTAAATTTGCTATCTAGTCACAATTATTCACCTCAAAAgtttaactttaataattaaagtttcattcacttcatgtttaagaatgaaatagaaaaatgtATAATCATTAGTCTAAATCTTCATACCgatgaagaaaataatttttgaaaattacgaataaatttgtagaatcgAATCATTAAATCGTAGGAaactacaaattttattttaattagcaTTGTAAGATTCTATCAACTTACAATTCTatcatttttatattgaaatatacacatctaaattataaaaagttaatattatgaaagtatgcgatttgacgatttaaacaagatctcatttgactatatttttttcttacacattagctgcaatatataaaataaacttgaccGAGAAACAGTGTCAATAAAAGTAatatagcgagtatttcagaatgcAAGTAAGAGATTGTTTTTTGTGATCGGTAAAATATTTGGAAATAGATACGTTTTATTAATGTTTCATAATTCACTTTTAACTCTTTTATGTTGTGGTATagtgttatttattatttttgtttgttccctttaataaattttatgcattgagtttaattttaatgaattgaatATGATTTCAGTTTTATCCACCtcgttttaatttattattctcTCTTATTTATCATAAGTGTTCTTTTCACGTTTGAAACACTATTTATCTAtcacttttattaatttataagttaaaatatagtcatgtgggatcttatttaatttattttaatgtaaagtttattaatgtcaatgttttataatttttagttatacataattaaatatattaagaattaaattagtacaTTAAACATAGTGCATAATATAAAGGAGATACTTAAAATTAATAGAAGATAGtagaaaatactttttttattttagggtGGTATAGTAGATGTGGCCatgttttttaatatgataatatagtaCGTTTTAATGTAGTAAGAGAAATATAAGTATTAGATTTTAGTGATATATTATAAGTGAAGTcatgttaaaaattaataatggaTTAAATTTAACACTACttactaaaataatatatgaGACAAAAATTGAACTTAATTCAATACTGTCAACACAATATGATTTAAAACGATctcaatttaaaataatatttgaatttaattctaaccaaaaaacataaaatctcAAATAGTTTAACATATTATCTAAGTTATCTAACATAATTATTTACTCCGTGTATATTTTTGGTGTTGGTGTATGAAAGACATAAACATGGTGTCGATCCGAGTTCTGACAAGCCGTGTTAAGATGTGACACTGACGCAGTACGAAAGTCGTAAAATTGTAATGAGaagacaaaataattaattaaatttgcaaagaaacaccttttaaaactccttttttgtaaagaaacaccttttataattttttttgtaaaaaaacaccttttaagagacttttttttaaaaaaacaccttaaatcagttttcggtgacttttgtcaactttccggcgttgactatgccagtcaacgccggaaagttgacaaaagtcaccggaaactgatttaaggtgttttttttaaaaaaaagtctcttaaaagatgtttttttacaaaaaaaattataaaaggtgtttctttacaaaaaagaggTTTTAAAAGGTACTTctttgaaataataaaaaaaaaaatttaaaaaattattatttttttttatttttgtttttattattattattattattattattattattattattattattattattactattattattattaaatttttttaaaaaatttttttttatataataataaaaataaaaatttttttcaaaaaaacatattaataataaaaataaaaataaaaataaaaacaaaaattttaaaaaaagttaaaaaaattttaaaaaaattaataataataaaaaaaaataaaaagtataaaaaaatataaaataacaataataataataaaaaaaaataataataataataaaattaaaaacaaaaataaaattaaaaaatttttttttaaaaaaaagaataataataataataataataataataataataataataataataataataataataataataataataataataataataaatattattattctttttttttaaaaaaaatatttttaaaattttatatttatttttaattttattattattattattatttttaattattattattgatattttatatttttttatactttttatttttttattattattaatttttttaatttttttaactatttttaaaatttttatttttatttttatttttatttttatttttatttttattattaatattatttttttaaaaaaaattttatttttattattaataaaaataaaattttaaaaaaaattaaaaaaaaattaagaataataataataataataataataataataataataatagtaataataataataataataaaaacaaaataaaaataataataatttttaaaattttttttttgtaaagaaacaccttttataattttttttttgtaaaaaaacaccttttaagagactttttaaaaaaaaaacaccttaaatcagatgccggtgacttttgtcaactttccggcgttgactggcatagtcaacgccggaaagttgacaaaagtcaccggaaactgatttaaggtgtttttttttaaaaaaagtctcttaaaatgtgtttttttacaaaaaaaattataaaaggtgtttctttacaaaaaaggggttttaaaaggtgtttctttgcaaatttcccaaTAATTAATTTGCCAATTTAAGCAAGTGTGACACTGACGCAGTACAAAGTTGTAAAATAGTGGGCTTAAGaccattcgggtgatcgggtcgatTTCAAACGGGTTTCATTCGGTTTGATTGTATTTCGTATCGGTTATATTTTGGATGCGTGTTACGACATGTCATACTggggtcgggtcggttagtcacggttcggttgaaggtcggttattcgagctatcgggttagtaTCAATTCGGTGTCGATTGAAGTTCGtatcgagtttcaatcggtctcgggttgtcatcggttaatagttggttcggttttaccgtgTACAGATtgggttcgggtatttttcaagtagaattcggctacgaattactaattattatcgatcgagtcagtatcaaattaagttgttagtcattttttaatcgATGATAAGGTTctctttacttaaagcaaaatagttaaaatgcaaatcaattagtaatcattattacattgttacctTTAATTGTTTGAccgaaagaaattaaaattatgaagttctattaattttcatctaattcgatcaaaagtagttaaataaacattgatcattgattattaattctaaaaatatgaagccatgtatttataaaatttattttattaaaatatttatcactttattagaataagtaataagatgatcgaatatgagtcgatcatattTCTATGTAAAAatttggttcaggtttacaacagttcgatctaaacttcgttcgggttaagttggttttagccggatcgagtttggtttcgagcatgattcgggtcggatatgactcagGTCGGTCATTACTAGGTTTGGGTAacctcggttaacggttatgtgtcggttacaaaaatcggttacagcttgggttcagttttcccattttcggttgtcaacttGTTCAGGTATAACTTCGAGTCGGGCAATGTcgattcgataaacctaaaaaaggaacacattttcgggttggtttactttcggtttcggttTGGGTTTTCAGGTCGAGTcagttttgaacagctctaaggACATAAAAAATCAGTAGGGTATGTGCTGAGGGGTTTTTGAGGGTGTGCGAGGTGATGACCGTAcaagttctttttttttctcctgtgtatgaaaaaagttaattaaaaaattaaatatattaaattattaataaaataaatatatttactataaataagatgTAATAAAGATAATGTTGCATAGGGGCCTAAAATTTTTTGTGCATGTAGATAATTATTTTAACCGGGAGATGGGAACTCCATTGTCAACGTACGTGGCCATTTGCTTTTAATTAGTTGTATTTTGTGACCCTCTTACTCCCTTACCTACCCCCTTTGTCCCCACTATCCTCTATTCTCTTTCTTGATTAGTTCAAATTCCCGGCACACAACTTTGACCTAATGAAGTATTCCCTCCCATTCCCCCTCATAGTTCTATTTGATTGAGGAGATTTGTCaatgtaataattttataaatatttgttAACGTAATAAttctattaataattttaattgtatgtaattaaaaatcataaaaagttgatattaataacctttacaataaaatgaattagatataatctcacttgattatattataacttatatattaagattaaaatataaGTAAAGAGTAATTGATAAACATTGTCAAAAGTCAAGCATGTATAAATGGTTTGAAAAGGGGGACTACTAGTATTTATATACAATTTATTGAAAAAATGTTCcagaataatataatattttttaatttttcgatAATAATTTCagattttgattaatcatgattACTATCAACTAAAAGAGTTGTTTTTGTAGAGAGTTTATGAGAGTTTAGAgaaatgtttaaaatgattGTTGATATTAATCATACCATTACaatcataaatactaataaaaaaactgGAAAATAACACATGACGACTTCTTAGAGTTTTgcaaatgtattaatttaatagaattataattgatttcatggaaatttatttttctaaataaatttaaaattaaattaggtaAGTTTTTGTAGTAAGGTCATAATTGATTgcatggaaatttattttcctcaataaatttaaatcaaaaataagatAAGTATTAAAAGATTTCATTACATTAATCTTTTATaccaaaactaataaaaatcattCAGAAATTAAtagtttcaaaaataatattttatacataagtaagaaaaattatttaaaaaaatatatttaattaagttattaaatgTTGTTTGAGTTAGTTCAAAATTAAAACCgaataaattagtttaaatctaACTACTAAAAATAAGctcaatttattcataaatacTCCTTTCGTTCTTTTTTTCTtcacatttactttttgcatagtttcCAATGTAAAgtttaagtcttaatatctctaaaaacatatcataaaaaattataaaaaatatataataaaaaagtatacattaagacaaatttaACGAGAAtccatataaatatattttatcgtCAATATGtatcttaaaaatattaatcaaaattttctattcaaaataaaatattctaaaggggaagaacattagaaaacatAGGGAGTAGTTTATGGTTctattcttcatcatcttccattGTTAAGGTATTATTGCTTTCAAATCtctttaattatgtttattgttgttagttttgtttatttgtttaatttacttCTCTCTATGCATTCCATTAGTGAGTAGTCTTCTTACTAAGTTAGAGGGATGAATCCTACGAAACATATAA
This genomic interval carries:
- the LOC130820390 gene encoding 4-coumarate--CoA ligase 2, with the translated sequence MSMAAVEAQPLDSEIPSLKSSPTKSKPDHIFKSRLPDIPITDHLPLHSYLFEKLAQFSEKPCLISGPTGKIYSYAETHLLCQKTAVGLSKLGIQKGDCIMILLQNCPEFVFTFFGASMIGAISTPANPYYTPSEIFKQLKTSSAKLIITQSQFVDKLRNHDEYKLGEDFNVITVDNPPENCINFSVLSESNEAELNQPEIDPNDPVVLPFSSGTTGLPKGVILTHKSLSTSVGQQVDGENPNMYLTTDDVMLCVLPLFHIFSLNSVLMIALRAGSGILLMPKFEINSLLELIQKYKVSVAMVVPPLVLALAKHPNIEKYDLSSVRIVMSGAAPLGKELEDALRERIPQAILGQGYGMTEAGPVLSMCPAFAKEPIQTKPGSCGVVVRNAEIKIVDPDTNVSLGRNQPGEICIRGNQIMKGYLNDPVSTAATIDVEGWLHTGDIGYVDDDNEVYIVDRVKEIIKYKGFQVPPAELEALLVNHSSIADAAVVPQKDEAAGEVPVAFVVRSTNALDLTEQTVKDYVAKQVVFYKKLHKVYFVDAIPKSASGKILRKELRARLAAPNNTSSV